The DNA sequence TGGAGTCAGCATCACACCATAACGCTGCAAGAGTGCAATACAGAAATCACGTGAACTGAGTGGAAGGTCATACTTGAGTAACGCAGTGGTACCCGCCTGAGGTTTTGTATAAGAGATCAGTGGCTCCTGGTTGACCCACTCATCAAGGAGTTGCAAATTTTGCCGTAACATTGCCTGATTGCGAGCCAAAATCTTATGACGGTTCTCCAGGGCCAGAGAGGCAAAATAGTCATCCACGATCCCCACACTGATGGTGTTATAATCGCGATGTTGCTCAACTACCCTGAGTAACGCATGTGGTGCCGCTATCCAGCCTAAGCGCAACCCGGCAAGAGAGTAGGCTTTCGACATACTCGCAGTACTGATCCCCTTATCATACAAATCAGCAATAGCCGCAGTATAGCCTTCACCCTGTTAATTTGTTCCCCGATACACTTCATCACACAACAGCCAGGCATCAGCCTGTCTGGCAACCTCAACGAACGATTTAAGCAATGCTTCGTCCATCACTGCACCTGTCGGATTGTTGGGATTATTCAGAGCAATAATTTTTGTTTTATCGTCGATCAGCGTTTTTAGCTCTTCGATATCCGGCAGAAAACCGTTCTCCTCGCGCAACGGTGCAATTTCACCTCAGCCCCATAACTGGC is a window from the Erwinia sp. genome containing:
- the vioD_1 gene encoding Capreomycidine synthase (ID:JIFNMEKO_03296;~source:Prodigal:2.6); the protein is MSKAYSLAGLRLGWIAAPHALLRVVEQHRDYNTISVGIVDDYFASLALENRHKILARNQAMLRQNLQLLDEWVNQEPLISYTKPQAGTTALLKYDLPLSSRDFCIALLQRYGVMLTPGSAMEMEGYLRIGFANNTDALIEGLSLLSAFLKEQASAMS